Proteins co-encoded in one Alcanivorax sp. genomic window:
- a CDS encoding DsbC family protein, whose product MKKWFVFALMGLVTACGAETGANNAAGAQGSQQAVDEDRIRDVMEEAFDGINVTAVRPSPIDGVAEVEVAGRDTVYVSHDAGYVLIGNLLQIKDGEVIDPAEQRLEAVRKEGISQLDESQLITYAAEDEKHEIYVFTDITCGYCRKLHRHIEEYNDEGVTVHYLAFPRGGATAKSAAAMRHIWCAEDPQQALTDAKLNDEIVQTELGECAKPVDEQYALGLTFGVRGTPAIYTTDGKQLGGYVSPEQLMDRLD is encoded by the coding sequence ATGAAAAAATGGTTTGTATTCGCCCTGATGGGCCTGGTGACGGCCTGTGGGGCAGAAACCGGTGCCAACAATGCAGCTGGGGCGCAGGGCTCGCAACAGGCAGTTGACGAAGACCGTATTCGTGACGTGATGGAAGAGGCCTTCGATGGCATCAATGTGACGGCAGTGCGTCCCTCACCCATTGATGGTGTGGCAGAGGTGGAAGTGGCAGGCCGGGATACGGTCTATGTGAGCCATGATGCAGGTTATGTCCTGATCGGCAACCTGCTGCAGATCAAGGACGGTGAGGTGATCGACCCCGCAGAGCAGCGTCTTGAGGCGGTGCGCAAGGAGGGCATCTCCCAGCTGGATGAATCACAGCTGATCACCTATGCGGCGGAAGATGAGAAGCACGAAATCTACGTGTTCACTGATATTACCTGTGGTTATTGCCGTAAATTGCACCGGCATATCGAGGAATATAATGACGAGGGTGTCACTGTTCACTACCTGGCCTTCCCGCGCGGCGGTGCCACCGCCAAGTCAGCGGCCGCCATGCGGCATATCTGGTGTGCCGAGGATCCTCAGCAGGCCCTCACTGATGCCAAGCTGAATGACGAGATCGTACAGACCGAGCTGGGCGAATGCGCCAAGCCGGTGGACGAGCAATACGCGCTGGGGCTGACATTCGGTGTCCGCGGCACGCCGGCCATCTATACCACCGACGGCAAGCAGCTGGGTGGATACGTCAGCCCTGAGCAGCTGATGGACCGTCTGGACTGA
- the rplS gene encoding 50S ribosomal protein L19, which yields MSGKNLIIQGIEEAQLKADLPEFGAGDTVTVQVKVKEGNRERLQAFQGVVIARRNRGLNSAFTVRKISHGVGVERVFQLHSPLIDSIEVNRRGDVSRAKLYYLRDRSGKSARIKEKIR from the coding sequence ATGAGCGGCAAGAACCTGATCATCCAGGGCATCGAAGAAGCCCAGCTGAAAGCCGACCTGCCGGAATTCGGCGCCGGCGACACCGTTACCGTTCAGGTAAAGGTGAAAGAAGGTAACCGTGAGCGTCTGCAGGCGTTCCAGGGTGTTGTTATCGCCCGTCGTAACCGCGGCCTGAACTCTGCGTTCACCGTGCGCAAGATCTCCCACGGTGTGGGCGTTGAGCGTGTATTCCAGCTGCACAGCCCGCTGATCGATTCCATCGAAGTGAATCGTCGTGGTGATGTGAGCCGCGCCAAGCTCTACTACCTGCGCGATCGCTCTGGTAAGTCTGCCCGGATCAAGGAAAAGATTCGGTAA
- the rpsP gene encoding 30S ribosomal protein S16, producing MVIIRLARGGSKKRPFYSIVVADSRNARDGRFIEQLGYYNPIARGGEIPLKLNLESLDAWVAKGAQLSDRVKTLAKQARKEA from the coding sequence ATGGTAATTATTCGTCTCGCCCGCGGCGGTTCCAAGAAGCGCCCGTTCTACAGCATCGTTGTTGCCGATAGCCGTAACGCCCGTGATGGCCGTTTCATCGAGCAGCTGGGTTACTACAACCCCATCGCCCGTGGCGGTGAAATCCCTCTCAAGCTGAACCTGGAAAGCCTGGACGCCTGGGTTGCCAAGGGTGCTCAGCTGTCTGACCGCGTCAAGACCCTGGCCAAGCAGGCACGTAAGGAAGCCTGA
- the alaC gene encoding alanine transaminase codes for METDFQRIRRLPPYVFNIVGELKKAARARGEDIIDFGMGNPDQPTPKHIVDKLTETVQRGDTHRYSQSRGIPRLRKAITDWYQRRYSVDLDPESEAIVTIGSKEGLAHLALATMGPGDTVLVPNPSYPIHPYGFVISNADIRHVPMVKGVDFFVELERAIKESWPKPKMLVLNFPGNPTGQCVDLSFFEKVVAIAREHQIWVVHDLAYADIVFDGYKAPSILEVEGAKDVAVEFFSLSKSYNMPGWRVGFCCGNPDLINALARIKSYLDYGTFTPIQVAAIAALEGDQSCVADICEMYRKRRDVLVDGLAEIGWQVERPRATMFVWAEIPEQYKAMGSLEFSKKLLADAGVAVSPGVGFGEYGDDHVRFGLIENEQRTRQAIRGIKKMFRQDGLLD; via the coding sequence GTGGAAACCGATTTCCAGCGAATTCGTCGTTTGCCGCCCTATGTCTTCAACATTGTTGGGGAGCTGAAGAAGGCTGCGCGAGCGCGGGGTGAGGACATCATCGATTTCGGCATGGGCAACCCGGATCAGCCCACCCCGAAGCATATCGTCGACAAGCTGACAGAGACCGTGCAGCGTGGCGATACTCACCGCTATTCCCAGTCCCGCGGGATTCCACGGCTACGCAAGGCCATCACTGATTGGTACCAGCGTCGCTACAGCGTGGACCTAGACCCGGAGTCCGAGGCCATTGTCACCATCGGCTCCAAGGAAGGGCTGGCGCATCTGGCGCTGGCCACCATGGGCCCGGGGGATACCGTGCTGGTGCCCAATCCCAGTTACCCCATTCATCCCTATGGCTTTGTGATCTCCAACGCGGATATCCGTCATGTGCCTATGGTGAAAGGGGTGGATTTCTTTGTGGAGCTGGAGCGTGCCATCAAGGAATCCTGGCCCAAGCCCAAGATGCTGGTGCTTAACTTTCCGGGCAATCCCACCGGTCAGTGTGTGGATCTGTCGTTTTTCGAGAAGGTAGTGGCCATTGCCCGTGAGCATCAGATCTGGGTGGTCCATGATCTTGCCTATGCGGACATCGTGTTTGACGGCTACAAGGCGCCTTCCATTCTGGAAGTGGAAGGTGCCAAGGATGTGGCGGTGGAATTCTTTTCCCTGTCAAAGAGTTACAATATGCCCGGCTGGCGGGTGGGGTTCTGCTGTGGCAACCCGGATCTGATCAATGCCCTGGCGCGGATCAAGTCCTATCTGGATTACGGCACCTTTACGCCGATTCAGGTGGCTGCCATCGCGGCCCTTGAAGGCGATCAGAGCTGTGTGGCGGACATCTGCGAGATGTACCGCAAGCGTCGCGACGTGCTGGTGGATGGTTTGGCTGAAATCGGCTGGCAGGTGGAGCGCCCCCGTGCCACCATGTTCGTTTGGGCCGAAATTCCCGAGCAGTACAAGGCCATGGGTTCGCTGGAGTTCTCCAAGAAGCTGCTGGCCGATGCCGGTGTGGCGGTCTCTCCAGGGGTGGGGTTTGGCGAATATGGCGACGACCATGTGCGCTTTGGCCTGATCGAGAATGAACAACGTACCCGGCAGGCCATCCGCGGCATCAAGAAGATGTTCCGCCAGGATGGGCTGTTGGACTGA
- the trmD gene encoding tRNA (guanosine(37)-N1)-methyltransferase TrmD encodes MSKDSTPYTVTLVTLFPEMAKAITDFGVTRRAVEHGQLQVDTVNPRDFTEDRHRTVDDRPFGGGPGMVMKVDPLAKALQSARAANPAASVIYLSPQGQPLTQAKVEALAQQPGLVLLAGRYEGVDERLLEAEVDEQISIGDYVLSGGELPALVLIDAVSRLIPGVLGHQDSAEQDSFSGEFEDLLDCPHYTRPEVYNGQAVPPVLLSGNHALIRRWRLKQALGRTWQQRPDLLERRRARGLSKEEQQLLDEFIAEQSSHTAKSNE; translated from the coding sequence ATGTCGAAGGACTCGACGCCGTACACCGTGACTCTGGTGACCCTGTTTCCGGAGATGGCGAAGGCGATCACCGATTTCGGCGTGACGCGACGGGCCGTGGAACATGGCCAGTTGCAGGTGGATACCGTGAATCCGCGGGATTTCACCGAAGATCGTCACCGCACCGTGGACGATCGCCCCTTTGGTGGCGGCCCAGGCATGGTGATGAAGGTGGATCCGCTGGCGAAAGCCCTGCAATCCGCCCGTGCTGCCAACCCGGCAGCCTCTGTGATTTATCTGTCCCCCCAGGGACAGCCGCTGACCCAGGCGAAAGTCGAGGCGTTGGCACAGCAGCCCGGCCTGGTATTACTGGCAGGGCGCTATGAAGGCGTAGACGAGCGGTTGCTCGAGGCCGAAGTGGATGAGCAGATCTCCATCGGTGACTACGTGCTCAGTGGCGGTGAACTGCCGGCACTGGTGCTGATCGATGCGGTCAGCCGATTGATTCCCGGAGTGCTGGGTCACCAGGATTCCGCCGAGCAGGACTCGTTTTCAGGCGAATTCGAAGACCTGCTGGATTGTCCGCACTACACCCGCCCGGAGGTGTACAACGGACAGGCAGTGCCGCCGGTACTGCTGAGTGGCAATCACGCGTTGATTCGCCGCTGGCGCCTTAAACAGGCGTTGGGACGGACCTGGCAACAGCGTCCTGACCTGCTGGAACGCCGCCGGGCGCGGGGTTTGAGCAAAGAAGAGCAACAGCTGCTGGACGAATTCATCGCCGAGCAGTCGTCGCATACAGCAAAATCGAACGAATAG
- a CDS encoding HlyC/CorC family transporter, with protein sequence MDTFSDGWLIGALVFLVLGSAFFSSSETGMVAINRYRLRHLARQGHKAAARVEGLLKRTDRLLSVILIGNNFVNNFAATVAAILAIRWLGDSGAAVAPVVITIIMLVFAEITPKTFAAMRPERVAFPASVALKPLQTLLAPLVWLVNGVSNILLRLAGINANEQGDDHLSPEELRTVVNEAGGLIPENHQKMLLNILDLETVTVEDIMVPRNEMVGIDLEDDMHDILTTLRASQHTRLPVYNGDPNNMIGLLHLRKLSRLLLKEEINKAELMQYTVEPYFVPEATTLHQQLINFQNAKRRIGIVVDEYGDVLGLVTLEDILEEIVGEFTTDLAATSQDIHPQEDDTYVIDGSTTLRDINRTLQWDLPTDGPKTLNGLILEYLQDIPDANISVQILDYQIEILQVKDNMVKAARMRKAMNS encoded by the coding sequence TTGGATACCTTCTCTGACGGGTGGCTGATTGGCGCCCTGGTCTTTCTGGTTCTTGGCTCAGCCTTTTTCTCCAGCAGCGAAACCGGCATGGTGGCCATCAACCGCTACCGGCTGCGTCATCTGGCCCGCCAGGGGCACAAGGCGGCTGCCCGGGTGGAGGGACTGCTCAAGCGCACCGACCGGCTGCTGTCGGTCATCCTGATCGGCAACAACTTCGTCAACAATTTTGCCGCCACCGTGGCCGCCATTCTGGCCATTCGCTGGCTGGGTGACAGTGGCGCTGCGGTTGCACCCGTGGTGATCACCATCATCATGCTGGTGTTTGCCGAGATTACCCCCAAGACCTTTGCAGCCATGCGCCCAGAGCGCGTGGCCTTCCCGGCCAGCGTCGCCCTCAAGCCATTGCAGACTCTGCTGGCGCCGCTGGTCTGGCTGGTCAACGGCGTCAGCAACATCCTCCTGCGCCTGGCAGGCATCAACGCCAATGAGCAGGGCGACGACCACCTCAGCCCCGAGGAATTGCGTACCGTGGTGAATGAGGCCGGCGGCCTGATACCAGAAAACCACCAGAAGATGCTGCTCAATATCCTTGATCTGGAGACAGTCACGGTGGAAGACATCATGGTGCCGCGCAACGAGATGGTGGGCATCGATCTGGAGGATGACATGCATGACATCCTCACCACCCTGCGGGCCAGTCAGCATACCCGCCTGCCGGTCTACAACGGTGACCCGAACAACATGATCGGCCTGCTGCATCTGCGCAAACTGAGCCGGTTGCTACTTAAGGAAGAGATCAACAAGGCGGAACTGATGCAGTACACCGTCGAGCCCTACTTTGTGCCTGAGGCCACCACCCTGCATCAGCAGTTGATCAACTTCCAGAATGCCAAGCGACGTATCGGCATCGTGGTGGATGAATACGGCGATGTGCTCGGCCTGGTCACCCTGGAGGATATTCTTGAAGAGATCGTGGGTGAATTCACCACCGACCTGGCCGCCACCAGCCAGGACATTCATCCCCAGGAAGATGACACCTACGTCATCGACGGCTCCACCACCCTGCGGGACATCAACCGCACCCTGCAATGGGACCTGCCCACCGACGGCCCCAAAACCCTCAACGGCCTGATCCTGGAGTACCTCCAGGACATCCCCGACGCCAACATCTCGGTCCAGATCCTCGATTACCAGATCGAAATCCTGCAAGTGAAGGACAATATGGTGAAGGCGGCCAGAATGAGGAAGGCAATGAACAGTTAA
- the ccsA gene encoding cytochrome c biogenesis protein CcsA: MTLTVISGIAAFVLYTVASLIVFSQFRGQTQPSRQSILLPGSLALVAHGISLWSVMVTPNGLHLGLFAVASMVGATCVLAVLVSCLHRPFEWINAIAYPFAALTLPCMVLATQEGNIQPMAHGLGAHVLFSILAYSVLAIAAAQSVMVRIQDHQLREGHIRGIMRLFPPVQVMETMLFEAIWVGEILLTIAIASGFFYVDNLFAQHLVHKTVLTIIAWVVFATLLAGRYLRGWRGRTAIRFTLSGFGVLLVGFFGSQLVLEFILHRN; this comes from the coding sequence ATGACGCTTACCGTGATCAGCGGTATTGCAGCCTTTGTGCTCTATACCGTTGCCAGCCTGATTGTATTTTCCCAGTTCAGAGGGCAAACCCAGCCATCCCGGCAATCCATCCTGCTGCCCGGCTCGCTGGCACTGGTTGCCCATGGCATCAGCCTGTGGAGCGTCATGGTCACCCCCAATGGCCTGCACCTGGGCCTGTTTGCCGTGGCCTCCATGGTCGGCGCCACCTGCGTGCTGGCCGTGCTGGTGTCCTGCCTGCACCGGCCGTTTGAATGGATCAACGCCATCGCCTACCCCTTTGCCGCCCTGACCCTTCCCTGCATGGTGCTGGCCACCCAGGAAGGCAACATCCAGCCCATGGCCCACGGGTTGGGGGCTCATGTGCTGTTCTCCATTCTCGCTTATTCGGTACTGGCCATTGCTGCCGCCCAGTCAGTGATGGTGCGCATCCAGGACCACCAGCTGAGGGAAGGCCATATTCGTGGCATCATGCGGCTGTTTCCACCGGTTCAAGTGATGGAAACCATGTTGTTCGAGGCCATCTGGGTGGGCGAAATCCTGTTGACCATCGCCATTGCCTCCGGCTTCTTTTACGTGGACAACCTGTTCGCCCAGCACCTGGTCCACAAGACCGTACTCACAATCATCGCCTGGGTGGTCTTCGCCACTCTGCTGGCCGGCCGCTACCTGCGCGGCTGGCGCGGCCGCACCGCCATCCGCTTCACCCTGAGCGGCTTTGGGGTGTTGCTGGTGGGCTTCTTTGGGAGTCAGCTGGTGCTGGAGTTCATCCTGCACCGCAATTAA
- a CDS encoding GlsB/YeaQ/YmgE family stress response membrane protein: MGILSWIVFGLIAGIVAKWIMPGKDPGGFIITILLGIAGAFVGGWLGSITGLGGSVGSFSLGSFATAIVGALVLLWVYRMLKKA, translated from the coding sequence ATGGGCATTCTGTCCTGGATTGTATTCGGCCTGATCGCCGGTATCGTCGCCAAATGGATCATGCCGGGCAAGGACCCGGGCGGCTTCATTATCACCATCCTGCTGGGGATCGCTGGCGCCTTCGTGGGCGGCTGGCTGGGCTCTATCACCGGCCTCGGCGGCTCGGTGGGCAGCTTCAGCCTGGGCAGCTTTGCCACCGCCATCGTCGGGGCCCTGGTATTGCTGTGGGTCTATCGGATGTTGAAGAAGGCCTGA
- the xerD gene encoding site-specific tyrosine recombinase XerD — translation MTAISDEHARLIDAWLDQQWLEKGLSEHSLSNYRRDVTQLAVWLEKHAGTLLQCERYQLLEFLADRHQLGISARSVARQLSALKGFYRWLKREGRISADPALLIERPKTGRPLPKTLTEADVEALLDAPDLETPLGLRDRAMLEVLYATGLRVTELVTLTQSQINPRQGLVRVIGKGDKERLVPLGEEALHWLVRYLREGRHLLLGNDQELLFPSQRGTCMTRQTFWHRIKQLATVAGVQKNLSPHTLRHAFATHLLNHGADLRVVQLLLGHSDLSTTQIYTHVAQQRLQDLYQKHHPRSGT, via the coding sequence ATGACAGCAATTAGTGATGAACACGCCCGCCTGATTGATGCCTGGCTGGATCAGCAGTGGCTCGAAAAGGGACTGAGTGAGCACAGTCTGAGCAATTATCGCCGGGACGTGACTCAGTTGGCCGTGTGGCTGGAGAAGCATGCCGGCACCCTGTTGCAGTGTGAGCGTTACCAGCTGCTTGAATTTCTGGCCGATCGCCATCAGCTGGGCATCAGTGCCCGCTCCGTGGCCCGCCAGCTTTCCGCGCTAAAGGGCTTCTATCGGTGGCTCAAGCGGGAAGGGCGGATCAGCGCCGATCCTGCGTTGCTGATCGAGCGCCCCAAAACCGGCCGGCCATTGCCCAAAACACTGACCGAGGCGGATGTGGAGGCGCTACTGGACGCACCGGATCTGGAGACGCCGCTGGGGCTGCGTGATCGCGCCATGCTGGAAGTGTTGTATGCCACCGGCCTGCGCGTCACTGAGCTGGTGACCCTGACCCAGAGCCAGATCAATCCCCGCCAGGGGCTGGTGCGGGTGATCGGCAAGGGCGACAAGGAGCGGCTGGTGCCGCTGGGTGAGGAGGCGTTGCACTGGCTGGTGCGCTACCTGCGTGAAGGCCGGCACCTGTTGTTGGGCAATGATCAGGAATTACTGTTTCCCAGCCAGCGGGGCACCTGTATGACGCGGCAAACGTTCTGGCATCGTATCAAGCAGTTGGCCACGGTGGCGGGGGTGCAAAAGAATCTCTCACCCCATACACTGCGACATGCATTTGCCACTCACCTGCTCAATCACGGTGCTGACTTGCGGGTGGTGCAGCTGTTGTTGGGGCACAGCGATCTTTCTACCACGCAGATTTACACCCATGTGGCGCAGCAGCGTCTGCAGGACCTTTACCAGAAACACCACCCGCGCTCGGGAACCTGA
- a CDS encoding IS110 family transposase codes for MSVFAGVDIGASSVDVVSFGDGRFSKPKQYKQSPDGHNSMIAAMKKLRPKCIVMEATGVYYFDLAVALVEAGLPVAVINPKSTKNFANIKLQNSKTDSIDAALLAEYGMRMEPRLWTPPDQHRQALRSLGRQINRLTGSRTQAKNRLHAMKATQSTPTLLVEDEQEAIEMLDRRIDRLKRAAVELLGESPELKRLYKHFCAAKGIAEATALALLAELCVLPDHLKSAQVSRHAGLDIRLYQSGSSVHQASRISKAGNVYIRSALYMPAMSAVRFDPNAKAFYEALVARGKTKLQAQVAVMRKYLTGLWACVKTDTPFDSSLLFSDCHAKNACA; via the coding sequence ATGTCTGTATTTGCCGGTGTGGATATTGGTGCTAGTTCTGTGGATGTTGTGAGCTTTGGCGATGGTAGGTTCAGCAAGCCCAAGCAGTACAAGCAGTCCCCTGATGGCCACAATTCCATGATTGCCGCGATGAAAAAGCTTCGACCGAAGTGCATCGTCATGGAAGCAACAGGAGTGTATTACTTTGATCTGGCGGTGGCTCTGGTTGAGGCCGGCCTGCCCGTGGCAGTGATTAACCCCAAAAGCACCAAGAACTTCGCCAATATCAAGCTGCAGAACAGCAAGACCGACAGCATAGATGCGGCACTTCTGGCCGAGTACGGCATGCGGATGGAGCCCCGGTTGTGGACACCACCAGATCAGCACCGTCAGGCCCTTCGAAGCCTCGGAAGGCAGATCAACCGCCTGACCGGTAGCCGGACACAGGCAAAGAACCGCCTCCATGCCATGAAGGCCACCCAGTCTACGCCCACGCTGCTCGTTGAAGATGAGCAGGAAGCGATTGAGATGCTGGATCGACGCATTGATCGGCTGAAGCGGGCTGCGGTGGAGCTTCTGGGAGAATCACCTGAGCTCAAGCGCTTGTATAAGCACTTCTGCGCAGCCAAGGGCATTGCGGAGGCAACGGCCCTCGCGTTGCTGGCTGAGCTGTGCGTCTTGCCGGATCATCTGAAATCCGCTCAGGTAAGCCGTCATGCGGGCCTGGATATACGTCTGTACCAGTCTGGAAGCAGCGTTCATCAGGCCTCAAGGATCAGTAAAGCGGGCAACGTGTACATACGCTCAGCGCTGTATATGCCTGCCATGTCCGCCGTGCGCTTTGACCCGAATGCCAAGGCATTTTATGAGGCCCTGGTCGCCCGCGGGAAAACCAAGCTGCAGGCCCAGGTGGCGGTAATGCGTAAGTATCTGACTGGCCTGTGGGCCTGCGTTAAGACGGACACCCCGTTCGATTCATCACTGCTTTTTAGTGATTGCCATGCGAAAAATGCTTGCGCTTGA
- the ffh gene encoding signal recognition particle protein, which translates to MFENLTDRLGSSLKNLAGQGSLTEDNIRDTLREVRKALLEADVALPVVKEFVEQVKEKALGQEVLQSLNPGQAFVKIVNDELVHTMGDANDALDLAAKPPAIILMAGLQGAGKTTSVAKLARFLQEREKKKVMVVSADVYRPAAIEQLKTLAGEVETNFFPSTGDQDPVDIANGALDEARRRYMDVLIVDTAGRLHVDEDMMTEIKRLHGAISPVETLFVVDAMTGQDAANTAQAFNEALPLTGVILTKADGDSRGGAALSVRQLTGKPIKFIGMGEKTDALEPFHPDRIASRILGMGDVLSLVEEAERKLDKKKAEKIAKKFKKGKAMDFEDLKDQFQQMRNMGGMTGLLDKLPGMGGMMQAAQDPAAMKQMKHMEALIDSMTVKERRNPDIIKGSRKKRIAMGAGLEIQDLNRLMKQQKMMAKMMKKMRSKGGMKNMMRGLEGMMGGNGGPGGSGGPGGGMPPGGMGGGMPPM; encoded by the coding sequence ATGTTCGAGAATCTCACCGACCGGTTGGGATCGTCGCTTAAAAACCTGGCAGGTCAGGGGTCACTGACCGAAGACAATATTCGCGACACCCTGCGTGAAGTACGCAAGGCGCTGCTGGAGGCCGACGTGGCCTTGCCGGTGGTGAAAGAGTTTGTCGAGCAGGTCAAGGAAAAAGCGCTGGGGCAGGAAGTGCTGCAGAGCCTGAACCCGGGCCAGGCGTTCGTGAAGATCGTCAACGATGAGTTGGTCCACACCATGGGCGACGCCAACGACGCCCTGGATCTGGCAGCCAAGCCGCCGGCGATTATCCTGATGGCAGGCCTGCAGGGTGCGGGTAAGACCACCTCCGTGGCCAAGCTGGCCCGTTTCCTTCAGGAGCGTGAGAAAAAGAAGGTCATGGTGGTGTCGGCAGACGTGTATCGTCCCGCCGCGATCGAGCAGCTCAAGACCCTGGCAGGGGAGGTGGAGACCAACTTCTTCCCGTCCACCGGCGATCAGGATCCGGTAGACATTGCCAATGGGGCTCTGGATGAGGCGCGCCGTCGTTACATGGACGTGCTGATCGTCGATACCGCAGGCCGTCTCCATGTCGATGAAGACATGATGACCGAAATCAAGCGCCTGCACGGGGCCATCAGCCCGGTGGAAACCCTTTTCGTGGTGGATGCCATGACCGGTCAGGATGCGGCCAATACTGCGCAGGCCTTTAATGAGGCGCTGCCGCTGACCGGTGTGATCCTGACCAAGGCTGACGGTGACTCCCGCGGGGGGGCGGCCCTGTCTGTTCGCCAGCTTACCGGCAAGCCCATCAAGTTCATCGGTATGGGCGAGAAGACGGACGCCCTGGAACCGTTCCACCCGGATCGTATTGCCAGCCGGATTCTCGGCATGGGCGACGTGTTGTCCCTGGTGGAAGAAGCCGAGCGCAAGCTGGACAAGAAGAAAGCCGAAAAAATCGCCAAGAAGTTCAAGAAAGGCAAGGCGATGGACTTCGAGGATCTCAAGGACCAGTTCCAGCAAATGCGCAACATGGGCGGCATGACTGGCTTGCTCGACAAGTTGCCCGGTATGGGCGGCATGATGCAGGCGGCGCAGGATCCGGCGGCCATGAAACAGATGAAGCACATGGAGGCGCTGATTGACTCCATGACCGTCAAGGAGCGTCGCAACCCGGACATCATCAAGGGCTCCCGCAAGAAGCGGATTGCCATGGGCGCCGGGCTGGAGATTCAGGATCTGAACCGCCTGATGAAGCAGCAGAAGATGATGGCCAAGATGATGAAGAAGATGCGCAGCAAGGGCGGCATGAAGAACATGATGCGCGGCCTGGAAGGCATGATGGGGGGCAACGGTGGTCCCGGTGGCAGCGGCGGGCCGGGCGGCGGCATGCCCCCCGGTGGCATGGGCGGTGGTATGCCGCCGATGTGA
- the rimM gene encoding ribosome maturation factor RimM (Essential for efficient processing of 16S rRNA), whose translation MTSGGQQSSELEVVGRILGVHGVQGWVKVFSHTDPRENLQHYQPWHLKQGRQWKPVKVTGFRPQGKGLIARLEGITDRNMAAALVGQDIGVPRDLLPQSGGGEFYWRDLIGLRVFESGGADLGKVAKMLETGANDVLVVRGDSNSLDRRERLIPWLPDDVVTEVNLAEGHLTVDWDPDF comes from the coding sequence ATGACCAGCGGAGGGCAACAGTCCTCTGAGCTGGAGGTGGTCGGTCGCATCCTGGGGGTGCACGGCGTACAGGGGTGGGTAAAGGTCTTTTCCCATACCGACCCCCGCGAAAACCTCCAGCACTACCAGCCCTGGCACCTGAAACAAGGTCGCCAGTGGAAGCCGGTCAAAGTCACCGGCTTCCGTCCCCAGGGCAAGGGGCTGATCGCACGTCTGGAAGGTATTACCGACCGGAACATGGCAGCAGCCCTGGTAGGGCAGGATATCGGGGTACCCCGTGACCTGCTGCCGCAGTCTGGCGGCGGTGAGTTTTACTGGCGCGACCTGATCGGTCTGCGGGTCTTCGAAAGTGGAGGCGCAGATCTGGGCAAGGTGGCGAAAATGCTGGAAACCGGTGCCAACGACGTGCTCGTGGTGCGTGGTGACAGCAACAGCCTGGATCGCCGCGAGCGGCTGATTCCCTGGCTTCCGGATGATGTGGTCACCGAGGTGAATCTGGCCGAAGGCCATTTGACCGTTGACTGGGACCCGGATTTTTAA